A genomic window from Parasteatoda tepidariorum isolate YZ-2023 chromosome 10, CAS_Ptep_4.0, whole genome shotgun sequence includes:
- the LOC107451651 gene encoding piggyBac transposable element-derived protein 4-like: MDKLNKNFHSLRMPHQTQSIDESMILFKGRSTLKQYNPKKPIKRGYKLWCRSDMSGYMYEFEVYQGKDDSEFKRFGIGGSVVQKLTKSLVNKNHIIMMDNFFSSVELYEYLKSLGIYACGTVRSNRKGLPSLAVEDKALKGGDFDCRITDQGLSYFKWKDNRCVFFLSNYHGTEICKIQRKQKDGSIMDIPAPTIVRDYNRHMGGVDKSDMLKSLYDRDRKAKKLWHRLFFGIIEIVMVNSYICYSDIRDKILLLEYKRRVTQGLITMSKVSSKKRGRPRSDAGDISELPPPKKRKIANFSVSDDIRQQNKGAHWPVFVKNRGRCEFCASKRIESRPHSQCTLCKVFLCVNEKKNCFYQYHN, from the coding sequence ATggataaactaaacaaaaattttcattcactgAGAATGCCTCATCAAACACAAAGTATAGACGAAAGCATGATATTATTCAAAGGCCGCTCGACACTCAAACAGTACAATCctaaaaaaccaataaaaagaGGATACAAACTATGGTGTCGTTCAGATATGTCAGGTTACATGTATGAATTTGAAGTATATCAGGGAAAAGATGATTCAGAATTCAAAAGATTTGGTATAGGAGGGAGTGTAGTGCAGAAATTAACCAAATCTCTTGTCAATAAAAATCACATCATAATGATGGATAACTTTTTTTCCTCTGTGGAATTGTATGAATATCTAAAATCTCTTGGTATATATGCATGTGGAACTGTACGAAGTAATCGCAAAGGTTTACCGTCTCTTGCAGTAGAAGACAAAGCTTTGAAAGGGGGTGATTTTGACTGTCGAATAACAGACCAAGGACTTTCATACTTTAAATGGAAAGACAACCGCTGTGTTTTTTTCTTGTCCAATTACCATGGAactgaaatttgtaaaattcaaagaaaacaaaaagatggTTCAATTATGGATATACCAGCTCCTACAATAGTAAGAGATTATAACAGACACATGGGGGGCGTGGATAAAAGTGACATGCTAAAATCACTATATGATAGAGATAGAAAGGCCAAAAAGTTGTGGCATCGTCTCTTTTTCGGTATTATAGAAATTGTAATGGTAAACTCGTATATTTGCTACTCTGACATACGGGATAAAATACTTCTTCTAGAATACAAACGAAGGGTAACACAAGGTCTAATAACAATGTCAAAAGTGTCTTCGAAGAAAAGGGGAAGACCTAGATCAGATGCTGGAGATATAAGTGAATTACCACCCCCCAAAAAACGCAAGATAGCAAATTTTTCCGTTTCTGATGACATAAGACAACAAAACAAAGGTGCACATTGGCcagtatttgtaaaaaatagagGACGGTGTGAATTTTGTGCTTCGAAAAGAATTGAGTCACGACCGCATTCTCAGTGCACATTATGCAAAGTATTTCTTtgtgttaatgaaaaaaagaactgcTTTTATCAATACCATAattaa